The genomic segment GGTATTTAGCTTCCATTTGTATGTCAAAGGTCAAGGGTTTGATGGTAGCTTTAGCCAttttggttcaattttaattttccaaCTTAatacaaaacgacgtcgtttcattaTTTTTGGACAGGTGGAATCCATGTCATAGTGACTTAACAGAAAGATTAACAGAGTTACTCATTAAACAcgtttatgtatattttggcacaaaatcaaaagttcatGTATgcaattcaaatattttaaaactgcatGTATGTTTAAGCACAGTCAATAGTCTGATGTATGAATTCATCATATTGTAATTATGCAGATATGTAAAAGCCGTTTTTCCGTTTTAAGTTCACAAgagtttatttaataaaaatgaagaagaaaaaattacgtaaaaaaataaataactataaaTTAGAACATAACGAAGACCAGACTTGCAATCAAGCCAAAAACAGCCATTGATGCAGCAATCTTGTTTGTTGCTCCTCCGTTGACCTCACTCTTGCTATTGTCTTTGCCATTGCTGGTGGAGCTGCTGTTACTGCTGCTGCTTCCGGTTTCTCCTCCTTTGACacaacaaaattaatcaaaatttattaattactttGAACGCACTTGTATTCTTATTTCAAATAGCATTATATAATGTAATCTGATCTCAAAACTCTGTGGGTTTGCAATCTCATCCCCCACACGTCACTCTTATCAAGTATCTTAATAGTTTTGTGACGTTGTTGGACGTGTATCatgtgttttaacttttaagtataatttattataacGTTCCAATGTAAACATCTTAGGAATTGCATTCTACCTTatagaaaatgataattatGTTCAACGTATAATGTAAATGCATAATTCGTGAAAGTCAAGTTGCAATTTCTAATGGATTTTTTGAATCAcattttaacaagaaaaaaaaaattaaaatatatagtaatggTATATATATGCCTTTACCTACATAACTGAATAACATGCATAATTGTATATCatcataagaaagaaaaagaaaaatcgacATACCTTTACCTGTACCGTCGCAAGAGTATTTGTTGAAAACGCCACATTTAGTTGTGATTCCGGCGGAGTAAGGTCCGGTAATGTTCACAATCGTCGGGTTTGCAATGTAATTATCACAAAGGCAAGTGACTTGCGTTGTGGTTGCGGATTTGAGATCGTTGCAACATTCTTCCGTTGGTGTAACTCTAACGGTTCCAAAACACTTATCGAGCAAGTCAGGCATCACCGTGGCACATTCAGGAGTCATATTTGGAAACATCGGTGACACCGGCTCAGCTAACAGTGGAGCAATCGCAACCGCTAGAAACACAACCGCTGCAACCGATGAAATTTGGTTAGGGTAAGCCATTTGATTGTCTCtaaaacgtttttgtttttttctattatttcactTTGTTTTTTGTATGTGACTTCTCAAAAACTTCATTCACGTATATATAGGAGTCGTGGCATGTATACATTATTG from the Camelina sativa cultivar DH55 chromosome 12, Cs, whole genome shotgun sequence genome contains:
- the LOC104731241 gene encoding xylogen-like protein 11 isoform X2; the encoded protein is MAYPNQISSVAAVVFLAVAIAPLLAEPVSPMFPNMTPECATVMPDLLDKCFGTVRVTPTEECCNDLKSATTTQVTCLCDNYIANPTIVNITGPYSAGITTKCGVFNKYSCDGTGGETGSSSSNSSSTSNGKDNSKSEVNGGATNKIAASMAVFGLIASLVFVMF
- the LOC104731241 gene encoding uncharacterized protein LOC104731241 isoform X1, yielding MAYPNQISSVAAVVFLAVAIAPLLAEPVSPMFPNMTPECATVMPDLLDKCFGTVRVTPTEECCNDLKSATTTQVTCLCDNYIANPTIVNITGPYSAGITTKCGVFNKYSCDGTGKGGETGSSSSNSSSTSNGKDNSKSEVNGGATNKIAASMAVFGLIASLVFVMF